One genomic segment of Helicobacter enhydrae includes these proteins:
- a CDS encoding menaquinone biosynthesis decarboxylase, whose protein sequence is MQNFIHLAQKHNLLEIIDTPLDVELEIPHLSYIEVKKHNPKALLFTHPIRNQQKLDYPVLTNIFGSFELLSLILQKNPQDIAQQIQNLLKLNPPKTLMQKLTKARELFALRHAIPKIYKGKAMCQESRETSLFNLPVLKTWELDGGAFITMGQVYTQSLNGELKNLGLYRLQVYDDKHLGLHWQIHKDSNHFFHDYKKANQKMPVSIALGGDPLYTWCGQAPMPYGAFELALYGLIREKHPQLVQCLTNPLAVPYDADFVIEGWVDVNALQDEGPFGDHTGYYTPIEPYPVLEVSAITRKNAPIFPATVVGKPPLEDKYMGYLTERVFLPLLQTTTHGLVDYHMPENGVFHNLILAQIRPEYPAHSKQLMHAFWGIGQMSFVKHAIFLPHSSPPLTHYTAITEYILNRFNTDHLLITEGVCDALDHSSPHYAQGGKLGLEVLETEYKRTDLQILDDMQLEQKISSLLPQTQQIHQYFTHTHTPICVIAVEKNHQRIMLQSLYPISNHLGIVVAVDAEKNDICNPYMLVWRVANNIDAKRDVLIHQGVLYIDATDKEECDGHLREWPQDTNCSPKVIEKLRKMGLLEVDEAFLKKFDILGQQNLG, encoded by the coding sequence ATGCAAAACTTCATCCATTTGGCACAAAAACACAATCTTCTCGAAATCATTGATACCCCTCTTGATGTTGAGCTTGAAATCCCTCATCTCTCTTATATCGAAGTCAAGAAGCACAATCCCAAAGCTCTGCTTTTCACCCACCCTATTAGGAATCAACAAAAGCTCGACTATCCCGTGCTAACTAATATTTTTGGCTCTTTTGAACTTCTCTCTTTGATTCTCCAGAAAAATCCTCAAGACATCGCCCAACAAATCCAAAACCTGCTCAAGCTCAATCCCCCCAAAACCCTAATGCAAAAGCTCACAAAAGCACGGGAATTGTTTGCACTAAGACACGCCATCCCCAAAATCTACAAAGGCAAAGCAATGTGTCAAGAATCTAGGGAAACTTCGCTGTTCAACCTCCCTGTGCTTAAGACTTGGGAGCTTGATGGTGGGGCTTTTATCACGATGGGGCAAGTCTATACCCAAAGCCTCAATGGAGAGTTGAAAAATCTAGGCTTATATCGTTTGCAAGTCTATGATGATAAACATCTAGGTCTGCATTGGCAAATCCACAAAGATTCCAATCATTTTTTCCACGATTACAAAAAAGCCAACCAAAAAATGCCTGTGAGTATCGCATTGGGAGGTGATCCACTCTATACTTGGTGTGGTCAAGCCCCTATGCCTTATGGAGCCTTTGAACTTGCATTGTATGGATTGATCAGAGAAAAACATCCCCAACTTGTGCAATGCCTCACCAATCCACTTGCGGTGCCCTATGATGCAGATTTTGTGATTGAGGGTTGGGTTGATGTGAATGCACTTCAAGATGAAGGACCCTTTGGCGATCATACCGGCTATTACACGCCGATAGAACCTTATCCTGTGCTTGAAGTGAGTGCCATCACACGCAAAAATGCTCCCATATTTCCTGCCACGGTGGTGGGCAAACCCCCATTAGAAGACAAATATATGGGCTATCTCACAGAACGCGTATTTTTGCCCTTGCTTCAGACCACCACACACGGATTGGTGGATTATCATATGCCTGAAAATGGAGTGTTCCACAATCTCATTTTGGCTCAAATACGACCAGAATACCCCGCACATTCCAAGCAACTTATGCACGCTTTTTGGGGAATAGGACAGATGAGTTTTGTCAAACACGCAATCTTCCTCCCACACTCCTCCCCACCACTCACACACTACACAGCAATCACAGAATACATCCTCAATCGCTTCAACACTGATCATCTATTGATCACAGAGGGAGTGTGCGATGCCCTTGATCACTCCTCGCCTCATTATGCACAAGGGGGGAAACTAGGGCTTGAGGTTTTGGAAACAGAATACAAACGCACAGATTTGCAAATCCTTGATGATATGCAGTTGGAGCAAAAAATCTCCTCCCTCCTCCCTCAAACTCAACAAATCCACCAATATTTCACCCACACACACACGCCAATCTGTGTCATTGCTGTAGAGAAAAATCATCAACGCATTATGCTCCAATCACTCTATCCGATCTCTAATCATCTAGGCATTGTAGTCGCCGTTGATGCAGAGAAAAACGATATTTGCAATCCCTATATGCTTGTGTGGAGGGTGGCAAACAACATTGATGCCAAACGCGATGTATTGATTCATCAAGGAGTGCTATACATCGATGCGACAGACAAAGAAGAGTGCGATGGGCATTTGCGAGAGTGGCCCCAAGACACCAACTGCTCTCCCAAAGTGATTGAAAAATTACGCAAAATGGGGTTGCTAGAAGTTGATGAAGCGTTTTTGAAGAAGTTTGATATTTTGGGGCAACAAAATTTGGGCTGA
- a CDS encoding ribose-phosphate pyrophosphokinase → MRDFKVFTGTAYKDFSQEVAKFLDIPLANAMIGKFSDGEISVQITESVRGKDIFIIQPTCAPTNDNLMELLVMTDAFRRSSARTINAIIPYFGYARQDRKAAPRVPITAKLVANLLETAGVNRIVTMDLHAGQIQGFFDIPVDNLYGSIVFRDYIKQKNLPAPVIASPDIGGVARARYFADQLGLDLVIVDKKRERANISEVMNIIGEVEGKDVILVDDMIDTAGTMCKAGDVLKKRGAKSVMALGTHAVLSGGAIKRINESALDEVVLTDTIPLPAQSSKIKILSVTPLFAEVIRRINNDESVNSLFS, encoded by the coding sequence ATGCGAGATTTTAAGGTTTTTACTGGGACTGCCTACAAAGATTTTAGTCAAGAGGTTGCGAAGTTTTTGGATATTCCTTTGGCAAATGCAATGATTGGCAAATTTAGTGATGGAGAAATCAGCGTGCAAATCACAGAATCTGTGCGAGGCAAAGATATTTTCATCATTCAGCCCACTTGTGCTCCAACAAATGATAATCTAATGGAGCTTTTGGTGATGACTGATGCGTTTAGACGCAGTTCAGCACGCACAATCAATGCTATCATTCCTTATTTTGGCTATGCAAGACAAGATCGCAAAGCTGCTCCAAGAGTGCCAATCACTGCCAAACTTGTAGCCAATCTCCTAGAAACAGCAGGTGTCAATCGTATCGTAACAATGGATTTGCACGCAGGGCAGATTCAAGGATTTTTTGATATTCCTGTGGATAACCTCTATGGCTCCATCGTATTTCGCGACTATATCAAACAAAAAAACCTCCCCGCACCTGTCATCGCTTCACCAGACATTGGAGGAGTTGCCAGAGCGAGATATTTTGCCGATCAACTAGGGCTTGATCTTGTGATTGTGGATAAAAAGCGAGAACGGGCTAATATCAGCGAGGTGATGAACATCATCGGAGAAGTGGAAGGAAAAGATGTGATTTTGGTTGATGATATGATTGACACTGCTGGGACGATGTGCAAGGCAGGAGATGTGCTCAAAAAACGCGGTGCAAAAAGCGTAATGGCACTTGGAACACATGCGGTGCTAAGCGGAGGAGCGATCAAGAGAATCAATGAGAGTGCTTTGGATGAAGTGGTTCTCACAGACACAATCCCACTTCCTGCACAATCTTCAAAAATCAAGATTCTTAGCGTCACTCCATTGTTTGCAGAAGTGATTCGCAGAATCAACAATGATGAGAGCGTGAATTCCCTCTTTAGCTAG
- the rsfS gene encoding ribosome silencing factor has translation MTDLQTRVQRITQILDDKKAENIEVISLEGKEYITDVVVIATALVGKHSFALLDTLKTQLKPLGETFYGTEEESEDWIIADLGEIMIHIFTEEHRKKFNLEEFLNSLIHSTPNTH, from the coding sequence ATGACTGATTTACAAACGCGTGTTCAAAGGATTACACAGATTTTGGATGACAAAAAGGCTGAAAATATTGAAGTGATTAGCTTGGAGGGCAAAGAATACATTACAGATGTAGTTGTGATTGCAACTGCACTTGTGGGCAAACATTCCTTTGCGTTGCTTGACACACTCAAAACCCAACTCAAGCCACTTGGTGAAACATTTTATGGGACAGAGGAAGAAAGTGAGGATTGGATTATTGCTGATTTGGGGGAGATTATGATCCACATTTTCACAGAAGAACATCGCAAGAAGTTCAATCTTGAAGAGTTTTTGAACTCTCTTATCCATTCCACCCCAAACACACATTAA
- a CDS encoding tetratricopeptide repeat protein, protein MRVLQIVCLLLGVSCGLWAMSENEWKRTYQKCNMGSDRAECQTLLDKFPRSFGAPSKCFRDQCYKLGNIYYHLDLFKQAVKFYQKACKDGEGDGCNRLGLMQEAGEYFKQDPKKAFDFYQKACQADSALGCFNLGLMYFNGESVPQDFSKVVKFYQRACDLGDYESCNALGMIYHSDQWIEPNEDRALELFTKACDGGIALGCTNLGDMHIKERRIGRNLEKAKESFGMACDLGDEEGCELYEVIR, encoded by the coding sequence ATGAGAGTATTGCAGATTGTGTGTTTGTTGCTTGGTGTTTCTTGTGGGCTTTGGGCGATGAGTGAAAATGAGTGGAAGAGGACTTATCAGAAGTGCAATATGGGATCTGATCGTGCAGAGTGCCAAACATTGCTAGATAAGTTTCCTAGAAGCTTTGGTGCCCCATCCAAATGCTTCAGGGATCAGTGTTATAAGCTTGGGAATATTTACTATCATCTTGATTTGTTCAAACAAGCTGTGAAGTTTTATCAAAAAGCTTGTAAAGATGGCGAGGGGGATGGTTGCAATCGTTTGGGCTTGATGCAGGAGGCAGGGGAGTATTTCAAACAAGATCCCAAAAAAGCATTTGATTTCTACCAAAAAGCCTGTCAGGCTGATTCTGCGTTGGGGTGCTTCAATCTGGGTTTGATGTATTTTAATGGCGAGAGTGTGCCGCAGGATTTCTCCAAAGTTGTCAAGTTTTATCAAAGGGCTTGTGATTTGGGGGATTATGAGAGTTGTAATGCGTTGGGAATGATCTATCATAGCGATCAATGGATTGAGCCAAATGAAGATAGGGCGTTGGAGCTTTTTACAAAAGCTTGTGATGGCGGTATCGCACTTGGTTGCACAAACTTGGGTGATATGCACATCAAAGAGAGGCGTATCGGACGGAATCTAGAAAAAGCCAAAGAATCCTTTGGCATGGCTTGTGATCTTGGCGATGAAGAGGGGTGTGAGCTGTATGAGGTAATCAGATAG
- the mnmH gene encoding tRNA 2-selenouridine(34) synthase MnmH, giving the protein MRQSFLLDVRSPKEYNASHIPTALNYPVLNDWQYAEIGSLYHQDALSAKKQGSVYVCQNIARYLQEDLIFHPKNKIVLYCARGGQRSRSFWHILKEIGFDCERLDGGYKSYRTKVVKALQTPPRQTFLTLYGMTGCGKSDLIALNDSWSIDIEGLSKHYGSSFGDQSNGFLSQPSGAMFENSLFEELARKEGLVLVEGESKKLGKIVLPSPFFEAVHRGRKILVSTSMPKRVERIVKMYHTITPEQFTSSMHKIRPYIHKKYFVEVLEAYDRGDLERVAWILLEKYYDCVYRQQQCEFEVFGDDLQKANMQIASIYKELAF; this is encoded by the coding sequence ATGCGTCAATCTTTTCTACTTGATGTGCGTAGCCCAAAGGAATACAATGCCTCACACATTCCTACGGCGTTGAATTATCCTGTTTTGAATGATTGGCAGTATGCAGAGATTGGGAGTCTGTATCATCAAGATGCGTTGAGTGCCAAAAAACAAGGCAGTGTGTATGTGTGCCAAAACATCGCACGATATTTGCAAGAGGATTTGATTTTTCATCCAAAAAACAAGATTGTTTTGTATTGTGCGAGGGGAGGGCAAAGGAGTCGGAGTTTTTGGCATATTCTAAAAGAGATAGGGTTTGATTGTGAGCGTTTGGATGGGGGGTATAAAAGCTATCGCACCAAAGTTGTCAAGGCTTTGCAAACTCCGCCACGCCAAACATTTTTGACATTGTATGGAATGACAGGTTGTGGCAAAAGCGACTTGATCGCACTCAATGATTCTTGGAGCATTGACATTGAGGGCTTGAGCAAACATTATGGATCAAGTTTTGGAGATCAATCCAATGGCTTCCTATCTCAACCTAGCGGTGCGATGTTTGAAAACTCACTTTTTGAGGAGCTTGCTAGAAAAGAGGGATTGGTATTGGTAGAAGGAGAATCCAAAAAATTAGGCAAGATTGTTTTGCCCTCTCCTTTTTTTGAGGCTGTGCATAGGGGTAGAAAAATACTAGTGAGCACTTCGATGCCAAAGCGTGTAGAGAGGATTGTCAAAATGTATCACACCATCACGCCAGAACAATTCACAAGCAGTATGCACAAAATCAGACCCTATATCCACAAAAAATATTTTGTTGAAGTGCTAGAAGCTTATGATCGTGGGGATCTTGAGAGGGTGGCTTGGATTTTGCTAGAGAAATATTATGATTGCGTGTATCGTCAGCAACAATGCGAGTTTGAGGTTTTTGGCGATGATTTGCAAAAAGCAAATATGCAAATTGCGAGTATTTACAAAGAGTTGGCGTTCTAG
- a CDS encoding exo-alpha-sialidase, translating into MDKIFFCGILLVFIAWSFLGKQENVPPSFSLPTMTQATEIPIFLKNNLASISHAPSAHSATIASLDNNRLLAMWFAGTGEGKSDVEIYGSVYDPQNNAWSEPKSYLNRNRLSLDSHQYIKKLGNPVLYKSQNGTIHLFVTAVSLGGWATSKIYHYISQDNAQSFSYKQELQLGALMNLSFLVRTQPVGLQDGGFYLPIYHELAKKYALIAHFDPSGNMLEVRRINPENGLLQPSITAINQKECLAVFRNYESGPMKVQKCSNGGMLWGELLDSNVLNEGNTANVVNFDGEILLIHNTREGVPSESRGTLILSKLQDLKSLNEWQQLEILDVAQGVRSGDQSVEVSYPTTIVNGDFVDIVYTNNRTHISHIRFNKKWLMQRGK; encoded by the coding sequence ATGGATAAAATATTTTTTTGCGGTATTTTGCTAGTGTTTATTGCTTGGAGTTTTTTGGGCAAACAAGAAAATGTGCCACCTAGTTTTTCTCTACCCACTATGACTCAAGCAACAGAGATTCCTATTTTCCTCAAAAACAATCTTGCTTCAATTAGCCACGCTCCTTCGGCACATTCTGCGACAATTGCGTCTTTGGATAACAATCGTTTGCTGGCAATGTGGTTTGCAGGGACTGGTGAGGGCAAAAGTGATGTTGAGATTTATGGAAGCGTGTATGATCCCCAAAACAATGCGTGGAGCGAGCCAAAGAGCTATTTGAATCGCAATCGATTGAGTTTGGATTCGCATCAATATATCAAAAAGCTAGGCAATCCCGTATTGTATAAAAGCCAAAATGGCACAATCCACTTGTTTGTGACAGCTGTGAGTCTTGGTGGATGGGCGACTAGCAAAATCTATCACTATATTTCACAAGACAATGCTCAAAGCTTCAGCTATAAGCAAGAGTTGCAATTGGGTGCTTTGATGAATCTAAGCTTTTTAGTGCGTACTCAACCTGTTGGTTTGCAAGATGGGGGGTTTTATTTGCCTATCTACCACGAACTTGCCAAAAAATATGCTTTGATTGCACACTTTGATCCATCGGGCAATATGCTTGAAGTGCGGAGGATAAATCCTGAAAATGGATTGTTGCAACCCTCAATCACAGCGATCAACCAAAAAGAATGTCTCGCAGTTTTTCGCAATTATGAGAGCGGACCTATGAAGGTGCAGAAATGTAGCAATGGCGGAATGTTGTGGGGAGAATTGCTTGATAGTAATGTGCTTAATGAAGGGAATACTGCAAATGTTGTCAATTTTGATGGAGAGATTTTGCTCATCCACAATACGCGTGAGGGTGTCCCAAGCGAATCTAGAGGGACATTGATTCTATCAAAACTCCAAGATCTGAAGTCTTTGAACGAGTGGCAGCAGCTTGAGATTCTTGATGTCGCACAAGGGGTGAGGAGTGGTGATCAAAGTGTAGAGGTTTCTTATCCCACAACGATTGTCAATGGGGATTTTGTAGATATTGTCTATACCAACAATCGCACGCATATCAGTCATATTAGATTCAACAAAAAATGGCTGATGCAAAGGGGTAAATGA
- a CDS encoding valine--tRNA ligase yields MKTYSAKQIEQEIYQHTKQQGYFEIDGNHKIAQKDKHFAIMMPPPNVTGVLHIGHALTFTLQDIITRYKRMDGYITLYQPGMDHAGIATQNVVEKQLLKQGIKKEEMSRENFVKKVWEWKEESGGMILSQMEHLGISPAWSRLRFTLDEGLRNAVKTAFKQWYDEGYIYQGNYMINWCTHDGALSDIEVEYEKNQTSLYHLKYPIENSDQYLVVATTRPETFFGDTAVMINPNDSRYTHLIGQNVILPIINRKIPIIADEKVDMEFGTGCVKVTPAHDMNDYEVGKKHGLESLTIFDKNGFLNHHALEFEGLERLEAREPIVQKLQDLGFVEKIEPYTNQVGKCYRCGNIVEPYISKQWFISPKIAETAIKAVNDGGCQFFPSQWKNNYNAWMRELRPWCISRQLWWGHQIPVFYCECGEQFVSTEDNPCSCPKCGGSHITQDPDVLDTWFSSALWAFSTLGWGNGTWGEGIVWNKEDLQNFYPNSLLITGFDILFFWVARMLLAGQSTLQNLPFQDIYLHALVCDEYGRKMSKSLGNVVNPLEMIETYGADSVRFTLAKLCIQGRNIRLDPKALDLAKNFANKIFNAGNFLLLYLQQQEGEDACFKELETFKTPLGRYLASSFSQTTQKLREALDTYRFNDSTQIIEQFLWDEFCDWGIEFAKVQKESITELGSIFLSALKLLHPFMPFLSDYLYHKLRKTSLTQDDSIMITPFPKPQTLDTQIQEEFAIIKDIITSTRRLKLQLGNIEIKEVFVKAKVTHPDWLFAFLQKLTKISRCQIVDTKPQGSIGDIGRLCECYVVLNEANLQQILGRLENQKGKLEAEVAKLTALLQNQKFVANAPESVLLSNQEGLKIAQEKLQKVQEELQNLRS; encoded by the coding sequence ATGAAAACTTATTCCGCAAAACAGATCGAACAAGAAATCTATCAGCACACAAAACAACAAGGCTATTTTGAAATTGATGGCAATCACAAAATCGCCCAAAAAGACAAGCATTTTGCCATTATGATGCCTCCCCCAAATGTGACAGGTGTCCTACATATCGGACACGCTCTGACTTTCACCCTGCAAGACATCATTACGCGATACAAGCGTATGGATGGATATATCACCCTCTATCAGCCGGGTATGGACCACGCAGGGATCGCCACACAAAATGTCGTAGAAAAACAACTCCTCAAGCAAGGAATCAAAAAAGAAGAAATGTCGCGTGAGAATTTTGTCAAAAAAGTTTGGGAATGGAAAGAAGAGAGTGGAGGGATGATTCTATCCCAAATGGAGCATTTGGGCATTAGCCCTGCTTGGAGTAGATTGCGTTTCACTCTAGATGAGGGCTTGAGAAATGCTGTCAAAACTGCATTTAAGCAATGGTATGATGAGGGCTATATCTATCAAGGCAACTATATGATCAACTGGTGCACCCACGATGGCGCACTCTCTGATATTGAAGTGGAATACGAAAAAAATCAAACCTCCCTCTATCACCTCAAATACCCTATCGAAAATAGCGACCAATACCTAGTCGTCGCCACCACACGCCCTGAAACTTTTTTTGGGGATACGGCTGTGATGATTAACCCCAATGATTCTAGATACACACATCTTATCGGACAAAATGTCATCCTCCCTATCATCAATCGCAAAATCCCCATCATCGCTGATGAAAAAGTAGATATGGAGTTTGGGACAGGATGTGTCAAAGTCACCCCCGCACACGATATGAACGACTATGAAGTGGGCAAAAAACACGGACTAGAATCTCTGACTATTTTTGACAAAAACGGATTTCTAAACCACCATGCTCTAGAATTTGAGGGGCTTGAACGCCTTGAGGCGCGTGAGCCAATCGTGCAAAAACTGCAAGATTTGGGCTTTGTAGAAAAAATCGAGCCCTACACCAATCAAGTGGGCAAATGCTATCGTTGTGGGAACATTGTCGAGCCATACATCTCCAAACAATGGTTCATCTCCCCCAAAATCGCAGAAACTGCGATTAAGGCTGTCAATGATGGAGGTTGCCAGTTTTTCCCCTCTCAATGGAAAAACAACTACAATGCTTGGATGAGGGAGTTACGCCCTTGGTGTATTTCAAGGCAGTTGTGGTGGGGACATCAGATCCCTGTATTTTATTGTGAATGTGGAGAGCAGTTTGTCAGCACAGAGGATAATCCCTGCTCTTGCCCCAAATGTGGCGGCTCTCACATCACCCAAGATCCCGATGTGCTAGACACTTGGTTTAGCTCTGCTCTATGGGCTTTTAGCACTTTGGGGTGGGGCAATGGGACTTGGGGAGAGGGCATTGTGTGGAACAAAGAGGATTTGCAAAACTTCTACCCCAACTCCTTGCTCATCACAGGATTTGATATTTTGTTTTTTTGGGTGGCAAGAATGCTTTTGGCAGGGCAATCCACGCTCCAAAACCTGCCATTCCAAGACATCTATCTACACGCCCTTGTGTGCGATGAATACGGGCGTAAAATGAGCAAAAGTCTAGGCAATGTGGTAAATCCCCTTGAGATGATTGAAACTTATGGTGCTGATTCTGTGAGATTTACACTTGCCAAACTCTGCATACAAGGTAGAAACATCAGGCTCGATCCCAAAGCTCTAGACTTGGCGAAAAATTTTGCCAACAAAATTTTCAATGCGGGGAATTTTTTGCTTTTGTATTTGCAACAGCAGGAGGGAGAGGACGCCTGTTTCAAAGAGCTTGAAACTTTCAAAACTCCATTAGGACGCTATCTTGCTTCATCATTTTCACAAACCACACAAAAACTCAGAGAGGCACTTGATACCTACCGATTCAATGATTCTACACAAATCATCGAGCAGTTTTTGTGGGATGAATTCTGTGATTGGGGGATTGAGTTTGCCAAAGTGCAAAAAGAAAGCATTACAGAGCTTGGAAGTATCTTTTTGAGTGCATTGAAGCTTTTGCATCCATTTATGCCGTTTTTGAGCGATTATCTCTACCACAAACTACGCAAAACATCGCTCACTCAAGATGATTCCATTATGATCACTCCCTTTCCAAAACCACAAACTCTAGATACACAAATCCAAGAAGAGTTTGCTATCATCAAAGACATCATCACCTCTACGCGTCGCCTCAAACTCCAACTTGGCAACATTGAAATCAAAGAGGTGTTTGTCAAAGCCAAAGTCACTCACCCAGACTGGCTGTTTGCTTTTTTGCAGAAGCTGACCAAAATCTCGCGATGTCAGATTGTCGATACCAAACCTCAAGGCAGTATCGGAGACATTGGGAGATTGTGCGAATGCTATGTTGTGCTCAATGAAGCCAATCTCCAACAAATCCTTGGGCGTTTGGAAAACCAAAAAGGCAAGCTCGAAGCTGAAGTGGCAAAGCTCACTGCTTTGCTTCAAAACCAAAAGTTTGTAGCAAATGCCCCCGAATCTGTGCTTCTTAGCAATCAAGAAGGGCTAAAAATCGCACAAGAAAAATTGCAAAAAGTGCAAGAAGAATTACAAAATCTAAGGAGCTAA
- a CDS encoding rhodanese-like domain-containing protein, which yields MKAIFSLVFLASLFIGYAQDQKSDDSLTQALSATLDKKTPPISQELQNKAQALIQSAQKDGFKWITAEKLHTLLQNHQVVVIDTSAVGQYLLGHLENAKTLEFAPYDHTAPTQWNSRDSQEVFLKKLGADKEAILVFYDEGKQITPTRATSACIWAHKLGYKHIYQLVGGLKAWKEANYPITQSKPHCCR from the coding sequence ATGAAAGCAATCTTTTCACTTGTATTTCTAGCGTCGTTGTTCATAGGTTATGCTCAGGATCAAAAATCTGATGATAGCCTCACTCAAGCCTTGAGTGCCACACTTGATAAAAAAACACCGCCAATCAGTCAAGAGTTGCAAAACAAGGCACAGGCATTGATCCAGTCAGCACAAAAAGATGGATTCAAATGGATCACTGCAGAGAAACTGCACACACTCCTCCAAAACCATCAAGTCGTAGTGATTGACACATCGGCTGTGGGGCAATATTTGCTAGGACATTTAGAAAATGCCAAAACTCTAGAGTTTGCACCCTATGATCATACAGCCCCCACGCAATGGAATAGCAGAGATAGTCAAGAAGTTTTTCTCAAAAAACTCGGTGCCGACAAAGAAGCGATCCTTGTGTTTTATGATGAAGGGAAACAAATCACACCAACGCGTGCGACTTCAGCGTGTATCTGGGCACATAAACTTGGCTATAAACACATCTATCAACTTGTGGGTGGCTTGAAAGCTTGGAAAGAGGCAAACTATCCTATCACGCAATCCAAACCACATTGTTGCCGCTGA
- a CDS encoding META domain-containing protein: MQKYLYILLLLLGALFANEKYFLVAMNGKNIDGFNTPNKPYIEFEGNDFFGVGFCNSFFGNIQKRTIQDLATTMMACDVATMDLERELFATFQNATFIKSDNHTLIARSKAGVLKFKNAYAQ, from the coding sequence ATGCAAAAATATCTATATATCTTGTTGCTATTGTTGGGAGCCCTCTTTGCCAATGAAAAATATTTTTTGGTGGCAATGAATGGCAAAAATATCGATGGATTCAACACCCCAAACAAGCCCTATATCGAATTTGAGGGCAATGATTTTTTTGGCGTCGGATTTTGCAATAGTTTTTTTGGAAATATCCAAAAACGCACAATCCAAGATCTTGCCACGACGATGATGGCTTGTGATGTGGCAACGATGGATTTGGAGCGAGAGTTATTTGCCACCTTTCAAAATGCCACATTTATCAAAAGCGACAATCACACCTTGATCGCAAGGAGCAAAGCAGGGGTGCTCAAATTCAAAAATGCCTACGCCCAATGA
- a CDS encoding argininosuccinate synthase, whose protein sequence is MKKVKKVVLAYSGGLDTSVILKWLGDTYGCEVVTFTADIGQGEEVEPARAKAQLLGIKAENIFIEDLREEFVRDFVFPMFRANTLYEGEYLLGTSIARPLIAKRLVEIAKEVGADAIAHGATGKGNDQVRFELGAYALNPAITIIAPWREWDLNSREKLLSYAQNAGIPIEKKPNQSPYSMDANLLHISYEGQILEDPYTQPEESMWRWTCSPFDAPDVPEEIEIGFEKGDAVSINGERLTPAKLLERLNLLGGKHGIGRLDLVENRYVGMKSRGCYETPGGSILLKAHRAIESITLDREEAHLKDELMPRYASLIYNGYWFSREREALQALIDKTQEFVEGEVRLKLYKGNIIVTGRKSQKSLFDEAYSTFEEDNVYHQGDAEGFIKLNALRFIISGKMRR, encoded by the coding sequence ATGAAAAAAGTCAAAAAAGTTGTATTGGCTTACTCTGGGGGACTGGATACAAGTGTGATATTGAAATGGCTTGGGGATACTTATGGTTGTGAAGTGGTGACTTTCACTGCAGACATTGGGCAGGGGGAAGAGGTCGAACCTGCAAGGGCAAAAGCACAACTGCTAGGAATCAAGGCAGAAAATATTTTTATCGAGGACTTGAGAGAGGAGTTTGTCAGAGACTTTGTGTTCCCGATGTTTAGAGCCAATACGCTTTATGAGGGGGAGTATTTGCTAGGCACGAGCATCGCGCGCCCATTGATTGCAAAGCGTTTGGTTGAGATTGCCAAAGAAGTCGGAGCCGATGCTATCGCACACGGAGCGACAGGCAAGGGCAATGATCAAGTGAGGTTTGAGCTTGGGGCTTATGCACTCAATCCTGCTATCACCATCATCGCACCTTGGCGTGAGTGGGATCTCAATAGCCGTGAGAAGCTCCTCTCCTATGCCCAAAATGCAGGAATCCCTATCGAGAAAAAACCCAATCAATCCCCATATTCTATGGATGCCAATTTGTTGCATATCTCTTATGAGGGGCAGATTTTGGAAGATCCTTATACGCAACCAGAAGAGAGTATGTGGAGATGGACTTGCTCACCTTTTGACGCACCTGATGTCCCCGAAGAGATTGAGATCGGTTTTGAGAAAGGCGATGCGGTGAGTATCAATGGTGAGAGGCTCACACCTGCCAAACTTCTAGAGCGTTTGAATCTCCTTGGAGGCAAACACGGCATTGGACGCCTTGATCTTGTAGAAAATCGTTATGTTGGAATGAAATCTAGGGGTTGCTATGAAACGCCGGGTGGAAGCATTTTGCTCAAAGCACACCGAGCAATCGAATCCATCACGCTAGATCGCGAAGAAGCACATCTCAAAGATGAGCTAATGCCTCGCTATGCTTCATTGATCTACAACGGCTATTGGTTTTCAAGAGAGAGAGAGGCTTTGCAGGCTTTGATTGACAAAACTCAAGAGTTTGTGGAGGGTGAAGTGAGATTGAAACTTTATAAGGGCAATATCATTGTGACTGGACGCAAATCTCAAAAATCTTTGTTTGATGAAGCATATTCTACTTTTGAAGAGGACAATGTCTATCATCAAGGCGATGCAGAGGGATTTATCAAGCTCAATGCTTTGAGATTTATCATCTCAGGGAAAATGCGTCGCTAG